Genomic window (Acidiferrobacterales bacterium):
ATACCGGCAGGGCTTTTCTTGTTTTTGACTTGTCTAAAGAGATTTCAGGGTTGCAGGCATATCTGTCGGGGATTCCGCACCAGTGGTATGATGTCAGCGAGATTGATCGTTTTGAGGCGCACTATGCGGGCATGCTGTATCTGGCGTTGCGTTCAGTCGAGGTGGATCTCCGGGTGGATGATGTATCGAGCCATGGCCGTTCGGACATGACGGTGCTGCATGCCGGTCAGGTGTTTGTGCTGGAGTTCAAGATGGCTGGTGACGGTGGTGATTCCGAAGGGA
Coding sequences:
- a CDS encoding PD-(D/E)XK nuclease domain-containing protein — translated: TGRAFLVFDLSKEISGLQAYLSGIPHQWYDVSEIDRFEAHYAGMLYLALRSVEVDLRVDDVSSHGRSDMTVLHAGQVFVLEFKMAGDGGDSEGIMAEAMDQLRGRGYADKYRDRDEPIHLVGLVFGRLERTLLGIRAERA